A genome region from Brevinematales bacterium includes the following:
- a CDS encoding heme-copper oxidase subunit III — MKNTIKNVGFQIESQEHLSIWPFISAISVFLIFIGILFYFVYNSQLVGTIIIGASLAIIVFSSAGWTREIFYIGRDEKLGARGTIWFICAETIIFGVIIVSFISARVQYFDQWILSIPKFNYYLVGLLTLILWTSSYTIWKAKKSLENNNLKGYQLGLILTILLGSTFLAIHAYEWTHLWEEGFTISSSIFGTIFYSLTGIHASHVLVGILIQIILLINSNKALGYITPIKAGSLYWHFVDIAWLLVASTAYLLGGYGRF, encoded by the coding sequence ATGAAAAACACTATAAAAAATGTAGGATTTCAAATTGAATCTCAAGAACACCTAAGTATATGGCCTTTTATTTCTGCTATTTCGGTATTTCTAATATTTATTGGTATATTATTTTACTTTGTTTATAACTCTCAATTAGTTGGAACAATAATAATAGGAGCTAGTCTAGCGATAATAGTATTCAGTTCAGCAGGTTGGACTAGAGAAATATTTTATATAGGCCGAGATGAAAAACTTGGTGCTAGAGGTACAATATGGTTTATATGTGCTGAAACTATAATATTTGGAGTAATAATAGTATCTTTCATATCTGCTAGAGTACAATACTTTGATCAATGGATATTATCAATACCTAAGTTTAACTACTATTTAGTTGGACTTTTAACACTTATATTGTGGACATCTAGTTACACAATATGGAAAGCAAAAAAGTCCCTTGAAAATAATAATCTCAAAGGATACCAGTTAGGCCTTATACTAACCATACTATTAGGTAGTACATTTTTAGCTATCCATGCTTACGAATGGACACACTTATGGGAAGAAGGATTCACAATATCATCGAGTATATTCGGAACAATATTTTATTCACTAACAGGTATTCATGCATCTCATGTCTTAGTAGGTATTTTGATACAAATAATCCTACTTATAAACTCAAATAAAGCATTAGGATACATTACACCAATAAAGGCAGGTAGCTTGTATTGGCATTTTGTTGACATTGCTTGGCTTCTAGTAGCATCAACTGCATACCTACTAGGTGGATATGGGAGGTTTTAG
- a CDS encoding SCO family protein, whose amino-acid sequence MKWHLAIVLILFIENILYSTPSMKHTTSFLDPNVMVIDEKNYIGKITKDFNFITEDGSTNSIKNFTKGKPTIILPIFFNCTTGCPLTLHSTLNSIQNIKRDFSLLVLSFDYNDTLQTMKEFKELHSRNYKDPRVKYAILTKDSLNNFTNSTGFKFFFSVRDNTFVHTLVLIFLSPEGKITRYLLGSNPKEGNISLALAEASISKFSINSIIDLAFLVCYSYDIKTRQYLINPTIIFGSIGIILVGITVTISIILSRRRTE is encoded by the coding sequence ATGAAATGGCATTTAGCTATAGTATTGATATTATTCATAGAAAATATTTTATATTCAACACCATCTATGAAACATACTACATCATTCCTAGATCCAAATGTGATGGTAATAGATGAAAAAAACTATATTGGAAAGATAACAAAAGATTTTAATTTCATAACTGAAGATGGTTCAACAAATTCAATAAAAAATTTTACGAAAGGTAAACCAACAATAATACTACCTATCTTTTTTAACTGTACAACAGGATGTCCATTAACATTACACAGTACTTTGAACAGTATACAAAATATAAAAAGAGATTTTAGTCTTCTAGTTCTATCATTTGATTACAATGATACACTTCAAACCATGAAAGAATTTAAAGAATTACATTCAAGAAATTATAAAGACCCTAGAGTAAAATATGCTATACTAACCAAAGATAGCCTAAATAATTTTACAAATTCAACTGGTTTCAAGTTTTTCTTCTCAGTTAGGGATAATACTTTTGTACATACTCTAGTCTTGATATTCTTATCACCTGAAGGCAAAATAACCAGATACCTTTTAGGGTCTAATCCCAAAGAAGGTAATATTTCCCTAGCACTCGCAGAAGCAAGCATAAGTAAGTTTTCTATAAACTCAATAATAGACTTAGCATTCTTAGTATGTTACTCCTATGACATCAAAACGAGACAATACCTAATTAATCCTACCATAATTTTTGGTAGTATAGGAATTATCCTAGTTGGAATCACTGTCACAATTTCAATAATACTATCTAGGAGGAGAACAGAATGA
- the coxB gene encoding cytochrome c oxidase subunit II, with protein sequence MILDLLSKMIFPFLNTAENIAQPRAYWENSYLVWLITSIIFFVSILVIGIYIVIRYRYIKGKNEEGAHIEGNTTLEIVWIVIPTILAIFLATYSFANFMYQRTLPADGIEVKITAFMWGWEIEYENGKTVVTSFNPEKPFEKSEEEKFYLPVGRKIRVLLSSRDVVHSFYVQPAMITEDVVPGRITYMWFQINKEGEYYAFCREYCGSWHSYMIAVLKVVNEEEFNKWLSQK encoded by the coding sequence ATGATATTGGATTTACTTTCAAAAATGATTTTCCCTTTTCTAAATACTGCTGAAAACATAGCCCAACCTAGAGCATATTGGGAAAATTCTTACTTAGTTTGGCTTATTACATCAATAATATTCTTTGTTTCTATATTAGTAATAGGAATATACATAGTTATAAGATACAGGTATATAAAGGGTAAAAACGAGGAAGGAGCTCATATTGAAGGTAACACTACACTTGAGATAGTTTGGATTGTAATTCCAACTATACTCGCAATATTTCTAGCAACCTACTCATTTGCAAATTTCATGTACCAAAGGACATTACCTGCAGATGGTATTGAAGTAAAAATAACTGCTTTTATGTGGGGATGGGAAATAGAATACGAAAACGGCAAAACCGTAGTCACATCATTCAATCCAGAAAAACCATTCGAAAAATCTGAAGAGGAAAAATTTTATTTACCAGTAGGCAGAAAAATAAGAGTACTTCTTTCTTCAAGAGATGTAGTACACTCATTTTATGTTCAACCAGCAATGATAACAGAAGATGTAGTTCCAGGTAGAATAACTTACATGTGGTTTCAGATAAATAAAGAAGGAGAGTATTATGCTTTTTGTCGAGAATACTGTGGTAGTTGGCATTCCTATATGATTGCTGTACTAAAAGTAGTAAACGAGGAAGAGTTTAATAAATGGCTTTCTCAAAAGTAA